One window from the genome of Cryptomeria japonica chromosome 6, Sugi_1.0, whole genome shotgun sequence encodes:
- the LOC131070132 gene encoding glycine-rich cell wall structural protein 1.8-like — MNDYFGRDSWNDFWRVIYGEGAVLRWRLGGRVVTGWRIGGWPKKKKEGPGELSGELVEGRRLSGGGQGGGRMVGGGLGGGGRREPEAGGQEVGCRWWARWWSKLGGGSGARRSGGARVGGARGSRFAGDGRRKPKVGELGATRGQQGATGAGKEHWEEPATGVGKGSRWGPEAPPAGAVEAGLTGLTCLSVRYPANGNRWWAAGDGPSWVAAVEPGGAAGPSWAMRGD; from the exons ATGAACGACTATTTTGGCAGAGATTCCTGGAATGAtttctggagagtgatttatggtgag GGAGCGGTGCTCCGGTGGCGGCTGGGTGGCAGGGTGGTGACCGGGTGGCGGATCGGTGGCTGGCCGAAGAAAAAAAAAGAGGGGCCCGGGGAGCTGAGCGGGGAGCTAGTGGAGGGCCGCAGGCTAAGCGGCGGGGGCCAGGGCGGAGGCCGCATGGTCGGCGGCGGGCTGGGCGGCGGCGGTCGCAGGGAGCCGGAGGCAGGGGGACAGGAGGTGGGTTGCAGGTGGTGGGCTAGGTGGTGGTCCAAGCTGGGCGGCGGCAGTGGAGCCAGGCGGAGCGGCGGGGCCAGGGTGGGTGGCGCGCGGGGATCGAGATTTGCGGGCGACGGTCGGAGGAAGCCGAAGGTTGGGGAGCTGGGGGCCACTAGGGGCCAGCAAGGAGCCACGGGGGCCGGAAAAGAACACTGGGAAGAACCTGCTACGGGGGTCGGAAAGGGCAGCCGGTGGGGGCCGGAGGCGCCGCCAGCGGGGGCCGTAGAGGCCGGACTGACAGGTCTGACATgcctgtcagtccggtaccctGCGAATGGGAACAGGTGGTGGGCTGCAGGCGACGGTCCAAGCTGGGTGGCAGCAGTTGAGCCAGGTGGAGCGGCGGGGCCAAGCTGGGCGATGCGCGGGGACTAG